TGTTCTCGCCGGGGATCTTCTCCTTGAGCACCGGGGTGAGGTCCTCCAGGGCCTTGTCCTTGATCAGGGTCTCGGTGAGGGCGGCCTTGCGGCCCTGTCCGAGCACCACGACGTCCGGGTAGCGGCCCGCCTTCATGTTCGGGGTGATCTCGTCCTCGATGCTCTTCGAGATCTGCAACTGGACATCGATGTCGGGATGCGAGGTCTCGTACGCCTCGATGACCTGCGTGTACATGTCCCGGCCGTAACCGCCTTCGAGGGCGGCGACCTTGAGGACCGTCTTGCCGGAGTCCGAGCCGCTCCCGCCGGCCGAGCAGCCGGCGAGCAGTCCGAGCACTGTGACCGCGGCGCCCGTGAGGACGAGCGATCTCCTCATGCGGTGTCCTTCCCGTGGACGAACTGCCCACCTGGCAGCGCGAGACATACCGCGCGAGAGAGATGTGTTGCGCGAGATCTGGATCACAGGGTGATCCGGTGCTGTTACGGTGGCATCGATAACATGGCAGCGCAAGAGGCCAGGCAAGGGAGTTGGGGAGCGCGGCGGTGCCGGGTCAGCCGGTGCGCGGGGGCGCGGTGGAGGCGCGGACCGTCAGCGAGGCGGTGACCGCGGACGCGTCCACCGCGGCCTCGTCGCCGTGCAGCAGCAGGTCGACGGCCGCCGCGCCGTAGCGGTAGAAGTCCTGCCGGACGGTGGTCAGCGGGGGCGAGCCGTAGGCCGCCAGGGCGATGTCGTCGACGCTCACGATCGACACGTCGCCGGGCACCGACCGGCCCCGTTCGCGCAGCGCCCGGATCACCCCGAAGGCCATCTCGTCGCTCGCCACGAACACCGCCGTGACCTCCGGGATCATCGCGACGATCTGCCCCTGCCGGTACCCCGAGTCGGGCGACCAGTCGCCCTCCAGGATCGGCGGCGCCTCGATCCCGGCCGCCGCCAGGCACTCCTGCCAGCCCTGCCGCCGCCGGCGCGCCTCGATCCACTCGTCCGGCCCCGAGATGTGCCAGACCTGCCGGTGCCCCAGGTCCAGCAGGTGCTGGGTGGCGACCCGGCCCGCCTCCTGCTGGTCGATGCCGAGCACCCGGGCACCCGCCGTCCGCGAGCCGTCGAGGGTGACGGTCGGGATGTCGCGCGTGATGTCCTCCATCTTCCGCGTCACGGAGATGAGCGGTACGGCGATCACGAAGCCGTCGACACCCTGGTCGGCCAGCTTGGACAGGGACTGCTCCATCAAGCCGGTGTCCAGCGCGGCGATGGTCGCGATGGACACCGCGTACCCGGCCGCGCCCGCCGCCGACTCCACACCGGCCGTCACCGCCGAACGCGAGTAGTACCCGCCGGAGGCCAGCAGCACCAGGCCGATCGTGTGGCTGCGGCCCGAGGAGAGCGCCCTGGCCGCGCTGTTGAAGCGGTAGCCGACCTGCTCCACGGCGGCCAGCACCCGCCGCCGGGTCTCCGGGTCGACGTTCGGCGAGCCGCGGAGCGCACGCGAGACGGTCTGCGCCGACACCCCGGCGACCCGCGCCACATCGGCCATGCTCGGCTGCCTCGGCCTCGCGGTCTCCTCGGTCATGGTGTTCCCCGTTCCCCTCACGTGGGCGGCCCACGGAGTCGTTCACCGGATTCTATCGACCTTGTTACGTATGGCACCGATAACATAGGCTCACCTCGTGACTGAGCCGACGACGACCCACCGCTGCCCGGCCCACACCACGACCGACACGGCGCGCAGGGACAGCAGGCGCCGCAGGGACACCGAGGGGGGCGCCGCCGGTGCTCTCACCTGGGACGGGGGCCGGTTCCACCGGCACGGCGTCCCGCACCGCGTCCTCTCCGGGGCACTGCACTACTTCCGGGTCCACCCCGACCTGTGGCGCGACCGGATCCGCCGGCTCGCGGACCTCGGCCTCAACACCGTCGACACCTATGTGCCGTGGAACTTCCACCAGCCCCGCGAGGACACCCCGCCCCGCTTCGACGGCTGGCGCGACCTCGAACGCTTCGTCCGTACGGTGGGGGAGGAGGGCCTCGACGTCATCGTGCGGCCCGGCCCGTACATCTGCGCCGAGTGGTCCAACGGCGGTCTGCCCAGCTGGCTCACCGCCCGCGACCTCGCGATCCGCAGCTCCGACCCGGCGTTCACCACCCTCGTCGGCCGCTGGTTCGACGACCTGGTCCCCCGGATCGCCGCCCTCCAGGCCTGCGAGGGCGGCCCGGTCGTCGCGGTCCAGATCGAGAACGAGTTCGGCAGCTACGGCGACGACCACGCCTATCTGCGCTGGAACCGCCGCGCCCTGGCCGAACGCGGCATCCGGGAACTGCTGTTCACCGCCGACGGCCCCACCGACCTGATGCTGGACGGCGGCACCCTCCCCGGCACCCTCACGGCCGTCACCCTCGGCTCCGCGCCCGACACCGCCCGCGCCCTCCTCGGCTCCCGGCGCCCCGACGAACCCTTCCTCGTCGCCGAGTTCTGGAACGGCTGGTTCGACCACTGGGGCGGACGCCACCACGTCCGGGGCGTGGACAGCGCCGTCCACACCCTGCGCGGCATCGTCGCCGACGGCGGCAGCGTCAGCCTCTACATGGCCCACGGCGGCACCAACTTCGGCCTCTGGGCGGGTGCCAACGACCACGAGGGCCGCCTCGCCCCCGTCGTGACCAGCTACGACTCCGACGCCCCCATCGCCGAGGACGGCACTCTCACCGCCAAGTTCCACGCCGTACGCGAGGCGCTCGGCGCCCACGGGCCGCTCCGGTCACCCGCCCGGCCGCCGACCCTGCCCCCGGCCCGCGTCCCGCTCGTCCACCACAGCGACCCGCTCCCCGGTCTGCGCGCCGTACCGGCACCGACCACGACCGGGCCCCGCCCCGCCTCGTTCGAACAGCTCGGCCTCGACGCGGGCATGGTCCTGTACACCGCGCACCCCCGCGTCCCGGCGGGCGCCCACCGGCTCGTCCTCACGGACGTACGGGACCGGGCGCTGGTCTTCGCCGACGGCACGTTCGCCGGTGCCGCCGACCCGGACTCCCCGGAACTCCCGATCGACGGGACCGGTGCCGTCGTACGCCTGGAGATCCTCGTCGAGAACCTCGGGCGGGTGAACTACGGTCCGGGCATCGGCGGACACAAGGGCCTGCTCGGGCCGGTCCTCGTCGACCGGCGCATCGTGCAGGGGTGGGAGAGTAGGCCGGTGGCGCTGCAGGAGTGGGGGGAGGGGGAGTTGGGTGCGGCGGTCGGGGCCGGTACGGCGCGTGTGGGTGCCGGTGCCGGTGCCGGTGCCGAGGGCATGGGCGGCGGTGCCGGTGTGGGTGCCGTGAGCACGGGCGCGGGGTTCGCCGTCGCCGAGTTCTCCGTCGGGACACCCGCGGACACCTTCCTCGCCCTGCCCGGCTCCTGCCGGGGCCTCGTGTGGGTGAACGGCTTTCTCCTCGGCCGGTACCGGGAGATCGGGCCGCAGGTCACCCTGTACTGCCCGGCACCCCTGCTGCGCCCCGGCGGCAACACGGTGACGGTCCTCGAACTGGAACGCCTGGGAGGGGAGCTGGAACTGCGGGCCCGCCCCGAACTGGGGCCGCCGGAGGAGTACGTCGAGGAGTTCGACTGAACGGAGCGAGGAGCTCGGTATGCCTGACGGATGGCGGTGGGACCGCACGCTCTTCCAGGGGAGCGCGGCCCACTACGAGCGGGGCCGGCTCCCGTACGCGCCCGGTTTCCCCCAAGCGCTGGCCGAAGCCCTGGAGTCGGACGGCCGGGGCCGTCTCCTCGACGTGGGCTGCGGTCCGGGGATCGTCCTGCTGCCGATGGCGCGGTACTTCGCGGAGGCGATCGGTGTCGATCCGGACGAGGACATGCTGGCCGAGGCGGAACGGCAGGCCGGACGCCGAGGGGTGACCAACGCGCGCTGGGTGGCCGCGCGCGCCGAGGAACTGCCCGCGGGGCTGGGGGAGTTCAGGGCGGTGGTGTTCGCCCAGTCCTTCCACTGGACGGACCGGGACCGGGTCGCGGCCACCGTGCTGGACATGCTGGAGCCCGGGGGCGCGCTCGTCCATGTGAGCGACCTGAAGGAGCCGGTTCCGGGGCCGGTTCCGGGGCCGGTCCCGTCGTCCGCCGCGCCGCCGTACGAGCGGGTCGGTGAACTGGTACGCCGGTACCTGGGCCCGGTGCGTCGTGCGGGGCAGGGTGTGCTGGTCGACGGCACGCCCGGCGGCGAGGCGGCCATCATCGAGCGCGCCGGGTTCGGGGACCTCGCACGCCTGGTGGT
The sequence above is drawn from the Streptomyces griseiscabiei genome and encodes:
- a CDS encoding LacI family DNA-binding transcriptional regulator, with amino-acid sequence MTEETARPRQPSMADVARVAGVSAQTVSRALRGSPNVDPETRRRVLAAVEQVGYRFNSAARALSSGRSHTIGLVLLASGGYYSRSAVTAGVESAAGAAGYAVSIATIAALDTGLMEQSLSKLADQGVDGFVIAVPLISVTRKMEDITRDIPTVTLDGSRTAGARVLGIDQQEAGRVATQHLLDLGHRQVWHISGPDEWIEARRRRQGWQECLAAAGIEAPPILEGDWSPDSGYRQGQIVAMIPEVTAVFVASDEMAFGVIRALRERGRSVPGDVSIVSVDDIALAAYGSPPLTTVRQDFYRYGAAAVDLLLHGDEAAVDASAVTASLTVRASTAPPRTG
- a CDS encoding glycoside hydrolase family 35 protein, giving the protein MTEPTTTHRCPAHTTTDTARRDSRRRRDTEGGAAGALTWDGGRFHRHGVPHRVLSGALHYFRVHPDLWRDRIRRLADLGLNTVDTYVPWNFHQPREDTPPRFDGWRDLERFVRTVGEEGLDVIVRPGPYICAEWSNGGLPSWLTARDLAIRSSDPAFTTLVGRWFDDLVPRIAALQACEGGPVVAVQIENEFGSYGDDHAYLRWNRRALAERGIRELLFTADGPTDLMLDGGTLPGTLTAVTLGSAPDTARALLGSRRPDEPFLVAEFWNGWFDHWGGRHHVRGVDSAVHTLRGIVADGGSVSLYMAHGGTNFGLWAGANDHEGRLAPVVTSYDSDAPIAEDGTLTAKFHAVREALGAHGPLRSPARPPTLPPARVPLVHHSDPLPGLRAVPAPTTTGPRPASFEQLGLDAGMVLYTAHPRVPAGAHRLVLTDVRDRALVFADGTFAGAADPDSPELPIDGTGAVVRLEILVENLGRVNYGPGIGGHKGLLGPVLVDRRIVQGWESRPVALQEWGEGELGAAVGAGTARVGAGAGAGAEGMGGGAGVGAVSTGAGFAVAEFSVGTPADTFLALPGSCRGLVWVNGFLLGRYREIGPQVTLYCPAPLLRPGGNTVTVLELERLGGELELRARPELGPPEEYVEEFD
- a CDS encoding class I SAM-dependent methyltransferase codes for the protein MPDGWRWDRTLFQGSAAHYERGRLPYAPGFPQALAEALESDGRGRLLDVGCGPGIVLLPMARYFAEAIGVDPDEDMLAEAERQAGRRGVTNARWVAARAEELPAGLGEFRAVVFAQSFHWTDRDRVAATVLDMLEPGGALVHVSDLKEPVPGPVPGPVPSSAAPPYERVGELVRRYLGPVRRAGQGVLVDGTPGGEAAIIERAGFGDLARLVVPAGGVVTRTSDDIVAWAFSRSDSAPHLFGDRLPDFERDLRALLAEAAPDGRFAERLPATEIRIWRKPPG